A region of Salvelinus alpinus chromosome 24, SLU_Salpinus.1, whole genome shotgun sequence DNA encodes the following proteins:
- the LOC139552776 gene encoding zinc finger protein 585A-like, which translates to MSKLQVLSVFITERLTAAAVDIFGSAEKTLAEYQERLTTAAVEIFVVVEKTVAEVQGENDRLRGLLLDHFGADPKQLTLPEEEVPPKQQLHCEQEWSPSMRQEDPEPTQITEELRTSQEEEQLQRLRSATTEVIQLIFIPPCVESDCDQDSKRDSLPTNTTEQTQSESDEEHYSIRVSEPTSDSQPLSVLHPDCSAAPSEIIVSIDEEESDELPSGSKRTRDKKGQSSQVCTEAKATNEQKAPLKCHTSKRRYKCPVCSKLFKAPVSLKVHQRIHKAEKRHRCPLCCEGFKSLNGLQRHKKVHTGEKEGPQQCSLCSESFLCTASLKDHQRIHTGEKTYLCKECGKSFSVKTDFNKHMSTTHPDAKPYNCPVCNECFNTPGSLKIHGKTHGVNPCICPVCNKCFKRPRYLKEHQQKFHGSEKPYTCAVCSKSFYNVSHYKVHQRNHTGEKPFKCPVCIKSFTSAGLLKIHQVIHTGEKPHKCKECDKCFYRKGHLVKHMRTHTGEKPYCCRECEKCFTQRSSLKDHMRIHTGEKPFCCTECEKRFTQRATLKVHMKIHTGEKPYQCKECDKSFSQKHELRKHTRIHTGEKSYKCPLCEKCFKSLGGLKQHELNHSGEKPSYLCSDCGKSFRTMSYLRVHMKTHTESEPGSRTESEPGSRTESEPGSRTESEPGSRTESEPRSRTERELGSHKKRRLHMCPVCGKGFAYPNVLKIHQRIHTGEKPHQCHVCNKRFIQKCDLTRHMRTHTGEKQRENQSEKQLYLCSDCGKCFREKRYLRKHMRIHTERDPENKTERELHKCPVCGKGCTSLSYLKDHQGIHTGEKPYLCTVCGKSFTWKGVLREHMKTHTGEKSHQCHVCSKRFIYSRKLSLHMMTHTGEKPFKCSVCGKGFTSSGDLTRHKRIHTGEKPYRCNDCNKCFSQISSLKSHMKNIH; encoded by the exons ATGTCTAAACTACAGGTGTTGAGTGTGTTTATTACCGAGCGGCTAACAGCAGCGGCTGTGGATATATTTGGTTCGGCGGAGAAGACGTTAGCAGAGTACCAGGAGCGGCTGACAACAGCGGCGGTGGAGATATTTGTTGTGGTAGAAAAGACGGTAGCAGAGGTTCAAGGAGAGAACGACCGTCTACGGGGGCTTCTTCTGGATCATTTTGGAGCAG ACCCCAAGCAGTTAACTCTCCCTGAAGAGGAGGTTCCCCCTAAGCAGCAGCTGCACTGTGAGCAGGAGTGGAGCCCCAGTATGAGGCAGGAGGACCCAGAGCCCACACAGATTACAGAGGAACTCCGGACcagtcaggaggaagagcagcttcaaAGACTTAGGTCTGCTACCACAGAGGTCATACAGTTGATATTTATTCCTCCCTGTGTGGAAAGTGACTGTGATCAGGACAGCAAAAGGGACTCTCTACCCACCAACACAACTGAACAGACCCAATCAGAATCAGATGAAGAGCACTACAGTATCAGAGTATCAGAACCAACCAGTGACTCTCAGCCCCTCTCTGTACTACATCCAGACTGTTCTGCAGCTCCAAGTGAAATCATTGTAAGTATTGATGAGGAGGAGAGTGACGAACTACCGTCAGGGTCAAAGAGAACCCGGGACAAGAAAGGACAAAGCTCTCAAGTCTGCACTGAAGCCAAGGCAACCAATGAGCAGAAAGCACCATTGAAGTGTCACACAAGCAAGAGGCGATACAAGTGTCCTGTGTGCAGTAAACTGTTTAAGGCACCAGTCAGTTTAAAAGTACATCAGAGAATTCACAAAGCAGAGAAACGACACAGATGTCCTTTGTGTTGTGAAGGCTTTAAATCACTAAATGGTCTACAAAGACACAAAAAagttcacacaggggagaaagAAGGACCACAGCAGTGTTCTTTGTGCAGTGAATCCTTTCTTTGCACAGCTTCTTTAAAAGATCATCAGCGAATTCACACAGGTGAAAAAACATATCTgtgcaaagaatgtggcaaatCCTTCAGTGTCAAGACCGACTTCAACAAGCATATGAGCACTACTCACCCAGATGCAAAACCGTACAACTGTCCCGTGTGCAATGAATGTTTCAACACACCAGGCTCTCTGAAAATACATGGGAAAACTCATGGAGTGAATCCATGCATCTGTCCTGTGTGTAATAAATGCTTTAAGAGGCCACGCTACCTAAAGGAACACCAACAGAAGTTTCATGGTAGTGAGAAACCATACACGTGTGCAGTGTGCAGTAAAAGCTTTTATAATGTAAGCCATTATAAAGTACATCAGAGAaatcacacaggggagaaacccttcaAGTGTCCTGTGTGTATTAAAAGCTTTACTAGCGCAGGCCTGTTGAAAATACATCAGGTAATTCATACAGGTGAGAAACCACATAAGTGCAAAGAATGTGACAAATGCTTCTACCGCAAGGGACATCTGGTCAAGCATATGAGgactcacacaggggagaaaccataTTGTTGCCGTGAATGTGAGAAATGCTTTACTCAAAGGTCATCATTAAAAGACCATATGAGgattcacacaggggagaagccgtTTTGTTGCACTGAATGTGAGAAACGCTTCACTCAAAGGGCAACATTAAAAGTGCATATGAAgattcacacaggggagaaaccataTCAGTGTAAAGAGTGTGACAAATCTTTCAGTCAAAAACATGAATTGAGAAAGCATACGAGaattcacacaggggagaaatcatACAAGTGCCCTCTTTGTGAAAAATGCTTTAAATCATTGGGTGGTCTGAAACAACACGAGCTGAATCACTCTGGAGAGAAACCATCATATCTCTGCAGCGATTGTGGCAAAAGCTTCCGAACGATGAGTTACCTGAGGGTTCATATGAAGACTCACACAGAGAGCGAACCGGGGAGTCGGACAGAGAGCGAACCGGGGAGTCGGACAGAGAGCGAACCGGGGAGTCGGACAGAGAGCGAACCGGGGAGTCGGACAGAGAGCGAACCAAGAAGTCGGACAGAGAGAGAATTGGGGAGTCACAAAAAGAGAAGACTGCATATGTGTCCTGTATGTGGAAAAGGCTTTGCATATCCAAATGTTCTAAAAATCCACCAGCGAATTCACACTGGGGAGAAACCACATCAATGTCATGTTTGCAACAAAAGATTCATTCAGAAATGTGATCTGACTAGACATatgaggacacacacaggggagaaacaaCGAGAAAATCAATCAGAGAAACAGTTGTATCTTTGCAGTGATTGTGGCAAGTGCTTCCGGGAGAAACGTTATCTGAGAAAGCATATGAGgattcacacagagagagatccgGAAAATAAAACCGAGCGAGAGCTGCATAAGTGTCCTGTTTGTGGAAAAGGCTGTACATCACTGAGTTATCTCAAAGACCACCAGGgaattcacactggagagaaaccttatctGTGCACTGTTTGCGGCAAAAGCTTCACTTGGAAGGGAGTCCTTAGAGAACACATGAAgactcacacaggggagaaatcaCATCAGTGCCATGTCTGCAGCAAAAGGTTCATTTATAGCAGAAAACTGTCACTTCATATGATgactcacacaggggagaagccattTAAGTGTTCTGTATGTGGGAAAGGTTTTACATCATCGGGTGATCTGACACGCCACAAGCgaattcacactggagagaaaccatatCGCTGCAACGATTGCAACAAATGCTTTAGTCAGATCAGTTcccttaaatcacacatgaagaATATTCACTAA